Proteins found in one Nostoc sp. NIES-3756 genomic segment:
- a CDS encoding CHASE2 domain-containing protein → MTKATFIKDKSYHDTGVNKNWWQIILATSLGVTALVWGVRELKWLQSWELKAYDQILRSRPVESPDSRILLVTITEEDLAKQGGDLSDNTINQLLIKLKSNQARVIALNIYRPEQKKLASGIGNTNNIIAACLSSSMGRSEIPPPPNFPKENIGYNDLVSDIEEDQIVRRGLLFSETNDSKCNTQFSFAALAAIFYLEQMGIHPDFAKDKFYLGKKLFPILSPDAGSYQGVDAMGYQILLNYRHPDHLAKTVTLTEVLNNQVDPNLIKNRLVMIGTTASSIHPGLYTPYSAAPGQPTRTPSIFIHAQIASQLLSTVLDGRPLIWYWPDWAELVWLWVWSLVGGVLGWRIRHPLLFIVVGGTVLAGLVIICAGLLLQAGWIPLIPPALSLVISGAGVMTYTTYRTQQQTKLIMLQVERQQEVIEQLSILLKETTTTANTTAVYDQHSHHNAITTTEKQTGDLLLGGRYCISSVLGAGGFGRTYLAQDTQRPGNPTCVVKKLMPARRDTRFLQVARRLFTTEAEILESLGKHPQIPALLAYFEVEEEFYLIQEYIAGHTLSEELPPVTGLQSEAFVVEMLKGVLEVLAFVHENRVIHRDVKPTNIIRSAGDNRLVLIDFGAVKMMQPPTDERTELATVAIGTRGYAPPEQFVGHPRLASDIYAVGMMGIQALTGILPQELPPDPETGNVMWRNNATVSEELALILDKMVRYHFSDRYQSAAAVLQDLHRISKLIQTSTIS, encoded by the coding sequence ATGACTAAAGCCACGTTCATCAAGGACAAGAGTTATCATGACACTGGTGTTAATAAGAACTGGTGGCAGATAATTTTGGCTACTAGCTTGGGTGTTACGGCTTTGGTGTGGGGGGTGAGAGAACTCAAGTGGTTGCAGTCTTGGGAATTAAAAGCCTATGACCAAATTTTGCGATCGCGTCCAGTAGAATCCCCCGATTCTCGCATTTTGCTAGTCACGATTACTGAAGAGGATTTAGCAAAGCAAGGTGGGGATTTATCAGATAATACCATCAATCAACTTTTAATTAAATTAAAATCTAATCAAGCGCGTGTCATTGCTCTCAATATTTATCGACCAGAACAGAAAAAATTAGCATCGGGAATAGGTAATACAAATAATATTATTGCTGCTTGCTTATCCAGTAGTATGGGTAGGTCAGAAATACCTCCACCGCCAAATTTCCCTAAAGAAAACATTGGTTATAACGATTTAGTTTCTGATATTGAAGAAGACCAAATTGTCCGCCGTGGTTTACTATTTTCTGAAACCAACGATAGTAAATGTAATACGCAATTTTCCTTCGCGGCTTTAGCAGCTATTTTCTACTTAGAACAAATGGGTATTCACCCAGATTTTGCTAAAGATAAGTTTTATCTTGGTAAGAAATTATTTCCCATCCTGTCACCCGATGCTGGTAGCTATCAAGGTGTGGATGCAATGGGTTATCAAATATTACTCAATTACCGCCATCCCGATCATTTAGCTAAAACAGTTACTCTCACGGAAGTCTTGAACAATCAAGTTGACCCAAACTTGATTAAAAACCGCTTGGTAATGATTGGTACAACTGCTTCTAGCATTCATCCTGGTTTATACACGCCCTACAGCGCAGCACCAGGACAACCAACGAGAACACCTTCAATTTTTATCCACGCACAGATAGCTAGTCAGCTACTCAGCACAGTGTTAGATGGACGACCTCTAATTTGGTACTGGCCTGACTGGGCTGAATTAGTTTGGCTTTGGGTTTGGTCATTAGTAGGCGGTGTTCTGGGATGGAGAATACGACATCCTTTGTTATTCATCGTAGTTGGAGGTACGGTCTTAGCTGGTTTAGTGATAATTTGTGCTGGTTTGCTCCTGCAAGCTGGATGGATACCTTTGATTCCCCCAGCTTTAAGTTTAGTCATTAGTGGTGCAGGGGTAATGACTTACACCACTTACCGCACTCAGCAGCAAACTAAGCTGATCATGTTGCAAGTCGAGAGACAACAAGAGGTAATTGAACAGTTAAGCATCCTCTTGAAGGAAACTACAACCACAGCAAATACTACAGCAGTTTATGACCAACATTCTCATCATAATGCTATTACTACGACTGAAAAACAGACTGGTGATTTGTTATTAGGTGGTCGTTATTGTATTTCCAGTGTGTTGGGTGCTGGTGGATTTGGTCGTACTTATTTAGCACAGGATACTCAACGACCTGGAAATCCTACTTGTGTGGTGAAGAAATTAATGCCTGCACGCAGAGATACAAGGTTTTTGCAAGTGGCGCGGCGTTTATTTACTACTGAAGCAGAAATTTTAGAGTCTTTGGGTAAACATCCGCAAATTCCGGCACTGCTTGCTTATTTTGAGGTCGAGGAAGAATTTTATTTAATCCAAGAATACATTGCTGGTCATACTTTGAGTGAAGAGTTACCGCCTGTAACAGGTTTACAGAGTGAAGCTTTTGTTGTGGAAATGCTCAAAGGTGTTTTAGAAGTTTTAGCATTTGTCCACGAAAATCGAGTAATTCATCGGGATGTCAAACCCACTAATATTATTAGGTCAGCTGGGGATAATCGATTGGTATTAATTGATTTTGGTGCAGTGAAAATGATGCAGCCGCCAACGGATGAAAGAACAGAATTAGCGACAGTAGCCATTGGGACGCGAGGTTATGCACCACCAGAACAATTCGTAGGACATCCCCGCTTGGCTAGTGATATTTATGCTGTGGGGATGATGGGGATTCAAGCACTCACAGGTATATTACCGCAAGAACTACCACCAGACCCGGAAACGGGGAATGTGATGTGGCGCAATAATGCCACAGTCAGCGAAGAATTGGCACTCATTTTAGATAAGATGGTGCGTTACCATTTTAGCGATCGCTATCAATCGGCTGCTGCTGTCCTACAAGATTTACATCGCATCTCTAAGTTGATACAGACATCAACGATTTCCTAA
- a CDS encoding glyoxalase/bleomycin resistance/extradiol dioxygenase family protein, with amino-acid sequence MNQGQETAIAGIYEVCIGVPDPIFAIQYWEQFGYRIGQVGELPQAAAYQLYGVNSALRSIRLYHQNADHGLIRLMVWQNPINPGLELASMKVKGNRWATTLTADIFTILNHAEDAKASGWAVRYSYPYWEVIYNKERKSRPFVDQAVGVREMLLLQPLTRQVLFQRFGYTLPYYGEINQASAFKTSQFTHIGMILQDDSKQSLKFYEEVLGLLRVRDDVETSYESSPAGRDLFDLKPGEKFIVTAFDDPRSSKSDFMAARSGRLYIIRFPEAIQLESRFELAQPGSLGMSLYTYRVRGLETYCDRIKSSSAQKFTSIVENEFREKSFSFVAPDGYFWNLVE; translated from the coding sequence ATGAATCAGGGACAAGAAACAGCAATCGCAGGTATCTATGAAGTCTGTATTGGCGTTCCCGACCCCATTTTTGCGATTCAATATTGGGAGCAATTTGGCTACCGTATCGGTCAAGTAGGCGAATTACCCCAAGCCGCAGCATATCAATTGTATGGGGTGAACTCAGCTTTGCGATCGATTCGTCTTTATCACCAAAATGCAGATCATGGTTTAATACGGTTGATGGTTTGGCAAAATCCCATAAATCCAGGTTTGGAGTTAGCATCAATGAAAGTTAAAGGTAATCGCTGGGCGACTACCTTAACTGCTGATATATTCACTATTCTCAATCACGCCGAAGATGCCAAAGCGTCAGGCTGGGCGGTGAGATATAGTTATCCTTATTGGGAAGTAATCTACAACAAAGAGAGAAAAAGCCGTCCTTTTGTCGATCAAGCTGTGGGAGTGCGGGAGATGCTACTCCTGCAACCCTTGACTAGACAGGTATTATTTCAAAGGTTTGGCTATACCTTACCCTATTACGGAGAGATTAACCAAGCTAGTGCTTTTAAGACTAGCCAGTTTACTCATATCGGCATGATTTTACAAGACGACAGTAAGCAAAGCCTGAAATTCTATGAAGAAGTTTTGGGTTTGTTGCGTGTGCGCGATGATGTGGAGACTAGCTACGAATCTTCACCAGCCGGACGAGATTTATTTGACCTTAAACCAGGGGAAAAGTTTATCGTTACTGCTTTTGATGACCCGCGTTCATCCAAATCTGACTTTATGGCTGCACGTAGTGGCAGACTTTATATTATCCGCTTTCCTGAAGCCATACAGTTAGAGTCGCGTTTTGAACTTGCCCAGCCGGGTAGTTTAGGAATGTCGCTTTATACCTACCGCGTGCGGGGATTGGAAACATATTGCGATCGCATTAAATCTAGTTCAGCACAAAAGTTTACCAGCATTGTGGAAAATGAGTTTCGAGAGAAAAGTTTCTCTTTTGTAGCACCGGATGGGTATTTCTGGAATTTAGTAGAATAA
- a CDS encoding Npun_F0296 family exosortase-dependent surface protein, whose protein sequence is MSILQKFSLVLAGTAVVFISANPASAVSLTKGGSAPVAGEGSKSTIPGALVVDFNSGTATDPNGFVTYSATNGIVQGSQSGEYATPFGDTSKYLTISPAGDNVAGGTGSVTLTFAKAIDYFGLYWGSVDTYNFVDVYSKGTLLKTFSGSDVPGAQATGSWTSNADNVFVNILAGSGESFDKIVLRSNGRAFETDNHTYRLADVPEPTSMLALLAFGALSAGSLTKRKSKMV, encoded by the coding sequence ATGTCTATTCTACAAAAATTCTCATTAGTCTTAGCCGGAACAGCTGTTGTTTTCATCAGTGCTAATCCAGCTAGTGCTGTCAGCCTAACAAAAGGTGGTAGTGCGCCTGTTGCTGGAGAAGGTTCAAAATCTACTATTCCAGGAGCTTTGGTTGTTGACTTTAATTCAGGCACAGCAACAGATCCAAATGGGTTTGTTACTTATTCTGCAACCAACGGAATTGTCCAAGGTAGTCAATCAGGTGAGTATGCTACACCCTTTGGTGATACTAGTAAATATTTAACGATTTCTCCAGCTGGTGACAATGTTGCAGGCGGAACTGGTTCTGTAACTCTTACCTTTGCTAAAGCTATTGATTATTTTGGCTTGTACTGGGGGTCAGTAGACACATATAACTTTGTTGATGTTTATAGTAAAGGTACTTTGCTGAAAACATTTAGTGGCTCAGATGTACCAGGCGCACAAGCTACTGGCAGCTGGACTAGCAACGCAGACAATGTTTTCGTTAACATATTAGCTGGTTCAGGCGAAAGTTTTGACAAGATAGTTTTGAGATCCAACGGTCGTGCATTTGAAACCGATAACCACACCTATCGATTAGCTGATGTTCCTGAACCGACTTCTATGTTAGCATTACTAGCCTTCGGTGCTTTGAGTGCTGGGTCACTTACTAAGCGCAAATCAAAGATGGTGTAA
- a CDS encoding YdcF family protein, with translation MLKNNYKKWLFWILIATIAALLFSISSTAISIYWYGNNSYSSKADAAIVLGAAVWDKEPSPVFRERINHAINLYKNGDINKIVFTGGVGDINELAEAVVGQRYAIARGVKSGDILIETQSRTTYQNLKNALEVVGTHQELTKFLIVSDPLHLKRAVLMARSLGMDAYPSPTPTTRYRSFQSQMQFLTRETYFYLVYLIFKI, from the coding sequence ATGCTCAAAAATAATTATAAAAAATGGCTATTTTGGATATTAATAGCTACCATAGCCGCACTATTATTTAGTATTTCATCTACAGCAATAAGTATTTACTGGTATGGCAATAATAGTTACAGTAGTAAAGCAGATGCGGCAATTGTTTTAGGTGCAGCCGTCTGGGATAAAGAACCATCACCTGTTTTTCGTGAACGCATCAACCATGCCATTAATTTATATAAAAATGGCGATATCAATAAGATTGTGTTTACAGGTGGAGTGGGAGACATTAACGAACTTGCTGAGGCGGTTGTTGGTCAACGCTACGCCATAGCCAGAGGAGTAAAATCGGGCGATATTTTAATAGAAACTCAGTCTCGAACAACTTACCAAAATCTTAAGAATGCGCTAGAAGTGGTAGGAACTCATCAAGAATTAACTAAATTTTTGATTGTGAGTGACCCATTACATTTAAAACGAGCCGTGTTAATGGCCAGAAGTTTAGGTATGGATGCCTATCCCTCACCCACGCCTACCACTCGCTATCGCAGTTTTCAAAGTCAGATGCAATTCTTAACGAGAGAAACTTATTTTTACCTTGTTTATCTTATATTTAAAATTTAG
- a CDS encoding endonuclease/exonuclease/phosphatase family protein, with the protein MLPRITLIVAIATLFTLGLLSLLSYVAWSWPLELLSHFRFQYLVLSLIVTSVLFTLWKTRHLKSKLLIFTSLLLVGLNLIEILPWYIPQTQQLAGNTSTPIRVLSLNINIQNKQYDNMVGVVLDYQPDVALLSEVSQDAMTKLNNGLKGTLPYTFRTPGGGMAIFSRFPFQDIKGENFNKQGNHNLIATLEIDKQPVKIIGTHPLVPVKITNFHSRNRQLAALAEYIQGQNQPLILVGDFNLTPWSPYYRRFINKTKLHNSRLGFGILPSWPRPATHVHMPKWQIPLVNIPIDHCLVSQHFNVTRIYTGANGNSDHASLITELVLR; encoded by the coding sequence ATGTTGCCGAGAATAACTTTAATTGTGGCGATCGCTACCCTTTTTACGTTAGGTTTACTATCACTATTATCTTATGTTGCTTGGTCTTGGCCCCTAGAGTTATTATCTCATTTCCGCTTCCAGTATTTGGTTTTATCTTTAATTGTTACCAGTGTATTATTTACTCTTTGGAAAACACGCCACCTCAAAAGTAAGCTACTTATTTTTACATCTCTATTACTAGTCGGTTTGAATCTTATCGAAATTTTACCTTGGTATATTCCCCAGACACAACAATTAGCCGGGAATACATCTACACCAATTCGAGTTTTATCTTTGAATATCAATATTCAAAATAAACAATACGATAACATGGTGGGTGTTGTACTAGACTATCAACCTGATGTAGCTTTATTGAGTGAAGTTAGTCAAGATGCGATGACAAAACTCAATAACGGTTTAAAAGGTACTTTGCCTTATACCTTTAGAACTCCTGGTGGTGGTATGGCAATTTTTAGCCGCTTTCCATTTCAAGATATTAAAGGAGAGAATTTTAATAAGCAAGGCAATCATAATTTAATTGCTACTTTAGAAATAGATAAACAGCCTGTAAAAATTATTGGTACACATCCTTTAGTCCCTGTAAAAATTACAAACTTCCACAGCCGTAATCGTCAATTAGCTGCACTTGCGGAATATATTCAAGGACAAAATCAGCCATTGATTCTAGTCGGTGATTTCAACTTAACTCCTTGGTCTCCTTATTACCGACGCTTTATTAATAAAACTAAGTTACATAACAGCCGCTTAGGTTTTGGTATTTTACCAAGTTGGCCCCGCCCTGCTACTCATGTACACATGCCAAAATGGCAGATACCGTTAGTAAATATTCCTATTGACCACTGTTTAGTTAGTCAGCATTTTAATGTCACCAGAATTTACACTGGGGCAAATGGTAATTCTGATCACGCATCGTTAATTACTGAATTAGTTTTACGTTAA
- a CDS encoding pentapeptide repeat-containing protein yields the protein MDAETIKKRYAAGERYFPAANLIKAKLIGVYLPGINLWGADLSGANLARAKLWGADLSRANLANANLTRANLSGVKLNEANLRGAKLNFTKLYGADLTGAYYDETTKFSRGFDPVSMKMQKF from the coding sequence ATGGATGCTGAGACTATCAAAAAACGTTACGCCGCCGGAGAGAGATATTTTCCCGCCGCCAACCTAATTAAAGCCAAACTAATTGGAGTCTATTTACCTGGGATAAATTTATGGGGAGCAGACTTGAGTGGTGCGAACCTAGCCAGAGCCAAACTTTGGGGAGCAGACTTAAGTAGAGCCAACTTAGCCAATGCTAATTTGACAAGAGCGAATTTGTCTGGTGTGAAGCTGAACGAAGCAAATCTCAGGGGAGCCAAACTTAATTTTACCAAGTTGTACGGGGCAGATTTAACAGGTGCTTATTATGACGAAACCACAAAATTTTCTAGAGGTTTTGACCCTGTAAGTATGAAGATGCAGAAATTTTAA
- the glpK gene encoding glycerol kinase GlpK: protein MQTLGSRTPSSGYILALDLGTTGNRAFIFNAAGKIVAQAYKELTQYYPQPGWLEHDPKQIWQDTYWVMQTAIANAQISPSEIAAIGLTVQRETCLLWDKTTGEPLHKAIVWQDRRTAPLCHELQSQGYAQEIYDRTGLVIDAYFSATKLRWLLDHIAGVDLNNVLAGTIDTWILWKLTGGRVHATDHSNASRTMLMNLKTCDWDEQLLDIFQIPAHILPQIQPSLGKFGVTDSNLLGAAIPITAILGDQQAALFGHGCDRPGLMKCTYGTGSFLVAHTGTDIVRSQHQLISTIAWTQTDSQQKLNVGYALEGSMFTSGACIQWLRDGIKIIKTAAETEAMAKQVPDNGGVYFVPAFSGLGAPYWDMNARGAFFGITASVQPQHLVRAVLEAIAYQVLEVVQAINASCTSPMQRLIVDGGACENNFLMQFQADVLGIPVERPTMRDTTVQGAAFAAGLAVGLWNSYSTLVNQRQIDRIFEPGEGSASARGNFATWQKAVQRTLGWVE, encoded by the coding sequence ATGCAGACATTGGGGAGCAGAACACCATCATCCGGCTATATCCTAGCGTTGGACTTAGGGACAACAGGGAACCGGGCATTTATCTTTAACGCCGCAGGTAAAATAGTAGCTCAAGCATACAAAGAACTAACGCAATATTACCCCCAACCCGGATGGTTAGAGCATGACCCCAAGCAAATCTGGCAAGATACATACTGGGTGATGCAAACAGCTATCGCTAACGCTCAAATCTCTCCTAGTGAAATTGCTGCTATCGGTTTAACTGTCCAACGGGAGACTTGCTTACTCTGGGATAAAACTACAGGCGAACCACTACATAAAGCCATTGTCTGGCAAGACCGTCGTACCGCTCCCCTGTGCCATGAGTTACAATCACAAGGCTACGCTCAAGAAATTTACGATCGCACTGGCTTAGTCATTGATGCTTATTTCTCCGCTACTAAACTCCGGTGGTTATTAGACCACATCGCAGGTGTTGACTTAAACAACGTCCTTGCAGGTACAATTGATACTTGGATACTGTGGAAATTAACAGGCGGTCGAGTCCACGCCACCGACCATAGTAACGCCAGCCGCACAATGTTAATGAATCTCAAAACCTGCGACTGGGATGAACAACTATTAGATATCTTCCAAATACCTGCCCATATTCTGCCGCAAATTCAACCAAGCCTGGGCAAATTTGGTGTTACCGATAGTAATTTACTTGGTGCAGCTATCCCCATCACAGCCATTTTAGGCGATCAGCAAGCAGCTTTGTTTGGTCATGGCTGCGATCGCCCTGGTTTAATGAAATGTACTTATGGCACAGGTAGCTTTTTAGTAGCGCATACAGGCACAGATATCGTCCGTTCCCAACATCAACTGATATCCACAATCGCTTGGACACAAACCGATTCCCAGCAAAAATTAAATGTAGGTTATGCCCTAGAAGGCAGTATGTTTACCAGTGGTGCTTGTATCCAATGGCTGCGTGATGGCATCAAAATAATTAAAACGGCTGCGGAAACTGAGGCGATGGCAAAGCAAGTACCAGATAACGGCGGAGTCTACTTTGTTCCTGCTTTTAGTGGACTAGGTGCGCCTTATTGGGATATGAACGCCAGAGGAGCATTTTTCGGTATTACCGCCAGTGTTCAACCCCAGCATTTAGTTAGGGCGGTACTAGAAGCGATCGCCTATCAAGTGTTAGAAGTAGTACAAGCTATCAATGCTTCTTGTACTAGTCCAATGCAGCGTTTGATTGTCGATGGTGGTGCTTGCGAGAACAATTTTCTTATGCAGTTCCAAGCTGATGTGTTAGGTATTCCCGTAGAACGTCCAACCATGCGCGACACAACTGTTCAAGGTGCAGCTTTTGCCGCCGGGTTAGCTGTGGGGTTATGGAATAGTTACTCAACATTAGTTAACCAACGCCAAATTGACCGCATATTTGAGCCAGGGGAAGGAAGCGCCAGCGCTAGAGGTAATTTTGCTACATGGCAGAAGGCAGTGCAACGAACTCTGGGGTGGGTGGAGTAG
- a CDS encoding M23 family metallopeptidase, producing the protein MRLKLPKPILFFKRRKFTYIIITSLTTVLCTNTTALTQVAGTSRIQQKAIPILIPSPISNPNPNLSPNPISSSKLIWPTQGYISQGFRKYKHEGIDIAGASGTPIFAAAVGQVVKAGWDEWGLGNAIEIKHPNGSVTVYGHNRRLLVSKGQQVKQGQIIAEMGSTGNSTAPHLHFEYYPNGRVAVNPTGFLASSIANKTPSQRVATTAAKVPPARQVQKLPTIPENNPFLIPSSRAGEAYGGSLLPIPSPLVSQPSLEQQVSPSQPIPITLGSVITDVQCNGMTRLEGETVNALVRICDENGQLFYIGELKQNPTQPVKIPAWSIGRNIYQADNGSFSYVVSPEQVEVWRNGSQVRTDSFYTFNK; encoded by the coding sequence ATGCGCTTAAAATTACCCAAACCAATTCTATTTTTCAAACGCCGTAAATTTACTTATATTATCATAACATCTTTAACTACAGTACTCTGTACAAATACAACCGCCTTAACTCAAGTTGCAGGGACTTCTCGCATCCAACAGAAAGCTATTCCTATTCTTATTCCCAGCCCAATTTCTAACCCTAACCCTAACCTTAGCCCTAACCCTATCTCTAGCTCTAAGTTAATTTGGCCAACACAAGGATATATTTCCCAAGGCTTTCGCAAATACAAACATGAAGGAATTGATATTGCAGGTGCATCAGGAACGCCAATTTTCGCGGCGGCGGTGGGGCAGGTAGTCAAAGCTGGGTGGGATGAATGGGGGCTAGGTAATGCTATAGAAATTAAACATCCTAATGGTAGCGTTACCGTCTATGGACATAACCGCCGTTTGTTGGTGAGCAAAGGTCAACAGGTCAAACAAGGACAAATAATTGCTGAGATGGGGTCAACAGGTAACAGTACCGCACCTCATTTACATTTTGAATATTATCCTAATGGGCGAGTGGCTGTTAATCCTACGGGTTTCTTAGCGTCATCGATAGCTAACAAAACTCCGTCACAACGTGTTGCTACTACTGCGGCTAAAGTTCCTCCAGCTAGACAAGTACAAAAATTACCAACCATACCTGAAAATAACCCGTTCTTGATTCCTAGTTCCCGCGCTGGTGAAGCTTACGGCGGAAGCTTACTTCCTATTCCCTCACCACTAGTTTCTCAACCTTCTCTAGAACAACAAGTTTCACCTTCGCAACCCATCCCCATAACCTTAGGGTCTGTAATTACCGATGTACAATGCAATGGTATGACACGCTTGGAAGGCGAGACAGTAAATGCCCTAGTTAGAATTTGTGACGAGAATGGGCAGTTATTTTATATAGGTGAGTTAAAACAGAACCCAACTCAGCCTGTCAAAATACCAGCTTGGAGTATTGGTAGAAATATATATCAAGCTGATAATGGTAGTTTCTCTTACGTAGTTAGTCCGGAACAAGTAGAAGTTTGGCGTAATGGTAGTCAGGTACGTACTGATAGTTTTTATACTTTTAATAAATAA
- a CDS encoding peptidoglycan-binding protein, with product MEFIAYSSMVIANQEANGQAEYLEYELPKFDFSWGRLLKSSAWLSVAGVMVLFTALTQVNSAFAAYVRTNGSCLNVRTSPSVNARVVDCIPNGTAISTTGNVNGFARLSGNRYVAARWVSGTSGGRPGGNYGGGVGGRVTLGLGSRGSAVAAVQRALGVEPTGYYGSVTARRVREFQANNGLRVDGVVGPQTRAALLGGGSGNGGNGGTGGPVTLSLGSRGSGVSELQRALGVEPTGYYGAVTVRRVREFQANNGLRVDGVFGPETRSALFRS from the coding sequence ATGGAATTTATCGCTTATTCCTCTATGGTCATTGCTAACCAAGAGGCAAACGGTCAGGCTGAATATCTCGAATATGAATTACCTAAGTTTGATTTTAGTTGGGGCAGATTACTTAAGTCTTCGGCTTGGTTGTCTGTTGCTGGCGTAATGGTGTTATTTACCGCTCTGACTCAAGTCAATAGCGCTTTTGCCGCCTACGTTCGTACTAACGGTAGCTGTCTGAATGTACGTACCTCCCCTAGCGTCAATGCTAGAGTTGTAGACTGCATCCCCAATGGAACTGCAATCAGCACTACGGGAAATGTCAATGGTTTTGCTCGCCTATCTGGTAATAGATACGTAGCGGCTAGATGGGTTAGTGGCACATCTGGTGGTCGTCCTGGCGGCAACTATGGCGGTGGTGTTGGTGGCAGAGTAACATTAGGCTTAGGTTCTCGCGGTTCAGCAGTTGCAGCAGTGCAAAGAGCGCTGGGTGTAGAACCCACAGGCTATTATGGCTCGGTGACAGCCCGCCGTGTACGTGAGTTTCAAGCTAATAATGGTTTGCGTGTTGATGGTGTAGTCGGCCCACAAACTCGTGCTGCTTTATTGGGTGGTGGTAGCGGTAATGGCGGTAATGGCGGTACTGGCGGCCCTGTGACACTCAGCTTAGGTTCGCGTGGTTCAGGAGTTTCAGAATTGCAAAGAGCGCTGGGTGTAGAACCCACAGGCTATTATGGCGCAGTTACAGTCCGCCGTGTGCGTGAGTTCCAAGCCAATAACGGTTTACGTGTAGATGGCGTATTCGGGCCGGAGACTCGCAGTGCTTTATTTAGAAGTTAG
- the rpmI gene encoding 50S ribosomal protein L35, which translates to MPKLKTRKAAAKRFRATGSGKIVRRKAFKNHLLEHKTTNKKRGLSKMAIVNERDEENVRLMLPYL; encoded by the coding sequence ATGCCTAAACTAAAAACACGCAAAGCAGCTGCAAAGCGATTCCGTGCTACAGGTAGCGGTAAAATCGTGCGCCGTAAGGCTTTCAAAAACCACCTTTTAGAACACAAGACTACTAACAAAAAACGTGGTCTTTCTAAGATGGCGATTGTTAACGAGCGCGACGAAGAAAACGTGCGTTTGATGTTGCCTTATTTGTAA
- the rplT gene encoding 50S ribosomal protein L20: protein MTRVKRGNVARKRRNKILKLAKGFRGSHSTLFRTANQQVMKALRSAYRDRKKKKRDFRRLWITRINAAAREQGLSYSQLIGNLKKANIQLNRKMLAQLAVLDPASFTKVAQLAIQAKG, encoded by the coding sequence ATGACTCGCGTAAAACGCGGTAACGTTGCTCGTAAACGCCGCAATAAAATTCTCAAATTAGCTAAGGGTTTTCGTGGTTCTCACTCTACTTTGTTTAGAACCGCTAACCAGCAGGTAATGAAAGCACTACGGAGTGCATACCGCGATCGCAAAAAGAAAAAGCGCGATTTCCGTCGTCTGTGGATTACCCGCATTAACGCGGCTGCCAGAGAACAAGGATTAAGCTACAGTCAGTTAATCGGTAACTTGAAAAAAGCTAATATCCAACTCAACCGTAAAATGTTGGCTCAGTTGGCAGTTCTCGATCCTGCTAGCTTCACCAAAGTGGCACAGTTGGCAATTCAAGCTAAAGGTTAA